The following proteins are encoded in a genomic region of Pungitius pungitius chromosome 19, fPunPun2.1, whole genome shotgun sequence:
- the LOC119198987 gene encoding ladderlectin-like has product MKTLTVTALLCAVMALTTAAALPEEMSGEEPEERHLVKWSFFCPYGWTRYSGRCYRFISRAMSWGRAENNCLDLGGHLASVRNVLEYREIQEVITSADLSSPQTWVGGYNAQEVNQWFWSDGTRLDFTMWAPGEPNNYQGRQRCIQMNFGDGKAWDDVECWTERPSICAK; this is encoded by the exons ATGAAGACGCTGACTGTGACTGCCCTTCTTTGTGCCGTGATGGCTCTGACTACAGCTGCTG CTCTCCCAGAGGAAATGTCTGGAGAGGAACCTGAAG agcgtCATCTGGTCAAGtggtcctttttttgtccctaCGGTTGGACTCGCTACAGCGGTCGCTGTTACCGCTTCATTTCAAGAGCGATGTCTTGGGGTCGAGCTGAG AACAACTGTCTTGACCTGGGGGGACACCTTGCATCCGTTCGCAACGTCCTGGAGTACCGTGAAATTCAGGAAGTCATCACGAGCGCCGATTTgagttctccacaaacatgggTTGGAGGCTATAATGCACAAGAG gtgAACCAATGGTTCTGGAGTGATGGGACTCGTTTGGACTTCACGATGTGGGCCCCTGGAGAGCCGAACAACTATCAGGGCAGGCAGCGTTGCATTCAAATGAATTTTGGAG ACGGGAAGGCCTGGGATGACGTGGAGTGCTGGACTGAACGTCCATCTATTTGTGCCAAGTGA